One window of the Ureibacillus sp. FSL W7-1570 genome contains the following:
- the aroE gene encoding shikimate dehydrogenase, with protein sequence MKKWFAVIGDPIAHSKSPFMHNAWFQEMGIDAAYIPIHVKSEHLKEAVSALKLLGASGWNVTVPHKEAIIPFLDEIDPMAVKMGAVNTVVRTKDGKLKGYNTDGAGFVHSLEEAVGKNREKKVLLIGAGGASRGIAFALKEYGYQQVDIANRTVSKAQAIIEELGEGTSLSLDEAEKRLDQYGIVIQATSLGLSTGEKKLPFSLDRLQKETIVADIVYNPLMTPFLTEAEKRGAIIVTGLGMFVHQGAIAFHHWLGQYPDTENMMQKLMEQLK encoded by the coding sequence ATGAAGAAATGGTTTGCTGTCATTGGCGATCCGATCGCCCATTCAAAATCGCCGTTTATGCATAATGCCTGGTTCCAGGAAATGGGGATTGATGCGGCATACATCCCCATTCATGTAAAAAGCGAGCATTTGAAAGAAGCGGTTTCGGCCTTGAAATTGCTAGGTGCAAGCGGATGGAATGTGACGGTTCCCCATAAAGAAGCCATCATTCCCTTTTTGGATGAAATTGATCCCATGGCGGTAAAAATGGGGGCGGTGAATACCGTTGTCCGGACAAAGGACGGCAAGTTAAAAGGGTATAATACCGATGGCGCCGGTTTCGTCCATTCATTGGAAGAAGCCGTTGGAAAGAACCGGGAGAAAAAAGTGCTCCTCATTGGCGCAGGAGGGGCAAGCAGGGGAATCGCTTTTGCGCTAAAGGAATATGGCTATCAACAGGTGGACATCGCCAACCGGACGGTCTCAAAAGCACAGGCAATCATAGAAGAACTTGGGGAAGGGACAAGTCTATCTCTTGACGAAGCGGAAAAACGACTGGATCAATATGGCATTGTCATTCAAGCCACTTCTTTGGGCCTATCAACTGGAGAAAAAAAGCTGCCGTTTTCTTTGGACCGTTTGCAAAAAGAGACAATTGTCGCGGATATTGTGTATAATCCTTTAATGACGCCTTTCTTGACAGAAGCGGAAAAACGGGGAGCTATAATTGTCACCGGATTGGGCATGTTTGTCCATCAAGGGGCAATCGCGTTTCATCATTGGCTGGGCCAATATCCGGATACAGAGAACATGATGCAAAAATTGATGGAACAATTAAAATAG
- the sigK gene encoding RNA polymerase sporulation sigma factor SigK: protein MGGIFASLIQLWLDIPAFLGYLKGQAFHKPFTSEEEAEAIERFLAGDEQARLDLIERNMRLVAHVVKKFHPPHEQLDDYISIGTIGLMKAVSSYTPDKKTRLATYAARCIENEILMHLRAQKKVQKDVSLFEPIGVDKEGQSLQIRDILQLDEKPAIEKIEQKESFEQLYSYLNTLDPRELEIIIYRYGLNNEEPLTQKEIAKKLNISRSYVSRIEKRALVKLYQQFKHNQNEREREREKKLKD from the coding sequence TTGGGCGGTATATTTGCATCACTGATTCAGCTGTGGCTAGACATCCCCGCATTCCTCGGATACCTCAAAGGCCAGGCATTCCACAAACCATTCACATCAGAAGAAGAAGCCGAAGCGATTGAACGGTTTCTGGCAGGCGATGAACAAGCAAGACTGGATCTGATCGAACGCAATATGAGGCTCGTTGCCCACGTTGTAAAGAAATTCCACCCACCCCACGAACAATTGGACGATTATATTTCCATTGGAACCATCGGATTAATGAAAGCGGTCAGCAGTTACACCCCGGATAAAAAGACCCGCCTTGCCACTTATGCGGCACGTTGCATCGAAAACGAAATACTCATGCATTTGAGAGCCCAAAAAAAGGTGCAAAAGGACGTGTCTTTGTTTGAACCGATCGGTGTCGACAAAGAAGGACAATCTTTGCAAATCCGGGATATATTGCAGCTGGATGAAAAGCCGGCCATAGAGAAAATCGAACAAAAAGAAAGCTTCGAACAATTGTATTCTTATCTGAACACATTGGATCCAAGAGAATTGGAGATTATCATTTACCGTTACGGCCTGAACAATGAAGAACCGTTGACGCAAAAAGAAATCGCCAAAAAATTAAATATTTCCAGGAGCTATGTATCCCGCATCGAAAAGAGAGCTCTTGTGAAATTGTACCAGCAATTTAAACATAATCAAAATGAAAGAGAGAGGGAACGGGAGAAAAAATTAAAAGACTGA
- the yhbY gene encoding ribosome assembly RNA-binding protein YhbY — MLTGKQKRFLRAEAHHLTPIFQVGKGGVNEQMLRQIEDALEARELIKVRILDNCEMDKHEVAETLAEGTKSELVQLIGLTVVLYKESKKHKRIQLPK, encoded by the coding sequence ATGCTTACTGGAAAACAAAAAAGATTTTTGCGGGCAGAGGCCCATCATTTGACCCCGATTTTTCAGGTAGGAAAGGGTGGGGTTAATGAACAGATGCTTCGTCAAATAGAAGATGCCCTTGAGGCGAGAGAATTGATCAAAGTCCGCATTTTGGATAATTGCGAGATGGACAAACATGAAGTGGCGGAAACCTTGGCGGAAGGAACGAAATCCGAGCTTGTGCAATTGATCGGGCTTACGGTCGTTTTATATAAAGAATCCAAGAAGCATAAAAGAATTCAATTACCTAAATAA
- a CDS encoding nicotinate-nucleotide adenylyltransferase, which yields MKKVGILGGTFNPPHIGHLIMANEVYHALQLDEVRFMPNAIAPHKKKDDESTNENRLRMVELLVKPYKEFKVETIELERGGVSYTYETMVALKEREPDVEFYFIIGGDMIDTLHTWHEIEKLAELVRFVGIKRPGTKSESPYNIIMVEAPEISLSSTLIRKRFAMGGTLRFLLPPEVEAYIRKEGLYGAK from the coding sequence ATGAAAAAGGTCGGCATATTAGGGGGTACTTTCAATCCGCCTCACATCGGACATTTGATTATGGCAAATGAAGTTTACCATGCCTTGCAGCTTGACGAAGTCCGCTTTATGCCCAATGCCATTGCTCCACATAAAAAAAAGGATGATGAATCGACGAATGAAAATCGGCTGCGCATGGTGGAACTGCTCGTAAAACCTTATAAAGAATTTAAAGTGGAAACGATTGAGCTGGAACGGGGCGGAGTTTCTTATACGTATGAAACGATGGTCGCTTTAAAAGAACGGGAGCCGGATGTGGAGTTCTATTTCATCATCGGAGGAGATATGATCGACACGCTCCACACTTGGCATGAAATTGAGAAACTTGCAGAACTTGTCCGGTTTGTTGGAATCAAAAGACCAGGGACGAAATCCGAGTCGCCGTATAACATCATCATGGTGGAGGCTCCTGAAATCTCTTTATCTTCCACTCTCATCCGCAAGCGGTTTGCGATGGGCGGAACATTGAGATTCCTGTTGCCGCCGGAAGTGGAAGCTTACATACGAAAGGAAGGTCTGTATGGAGCGAAGTGA
- a CDS encoding YqeG family HAD IIIA-type phosphatase: MYKLFLPNEFVTSVFEITPEKLKRLGIRGLITDLDNTLIEWNRKDATEEVAKWMRMMQEAGIQIVIASNNSEARVKRFAEPLNLPYVYRAKKPLGQAYKAALKKLQLNKKEVAMIGDQLLTDILGAKRLNLYTFLVRPVAESDGFVTRFNRFFERRLFNVLRRKGITMWEER, translated from the coding sequence TTGTACAAGTTATTTTTGCCAAACGAATTTGTAACATCCGTGTTTGAAATTACGCCCGAGAAATTGAAACGGTTGGGAATTCGCGGCTTGATTACCGATTTAGATAATACATTAATCGAATGGAATCGAAAGGACGCAACGGAGGAAGTTGCGAAGTGGATGCGGATGATGCAGGAAGCGGGCATACAGATTGTCATCGCTTCCAACAACAGCGAAGCAAGGGTAAAACGGTTTGCGGAGCCGTTAAATCTCCCTTACGTTTACCGTGCGAAAAAACCGCTTGGACAGGCTTACAAAGCGGCGCTAAAAAAATTGCAATTAAATAAAAAAGAGGTTGCCATGATTGGCGATCAATTGCTCACGGATATTTTGGGGGCAAAGCGGCTAAATCTCTATACGTTTTTAGTCCGTCCAGTTGCGGAGTCGGACGGCTTTGTTACGCGCTTTAACCGATTTTTTGAACGGCGCTTGTTTAATGTATTAAGACGAAAAGGAATAACGATGTGGGAGGAAAGATAA
- the yqeH gene encoding ribosome biogenesis GTPase YqeH, with translation MTEMPTCIGCGVRIQTENPEEPGYAPPKTLEKEQIICQRCFRLKHYNEIQPVRLTDDDFLRILNGLSEHDGLIVKIVDIFDFNGSFIPGIHRFVGNNPVLLVANKSDLLPKSVKREKVIRWLKRACRDFGLFPVDVKLVSAHKGYGMDEVIETIEQYRDGKDVFVVGCTNVGKSTFINQIIKRVTGEGNLITTSHFPGTTLDMIEIPLDDGKAIYDTPGIINHHQMAHHIHESELKYITPKKEIKPKVYQLNSNQTLFIGGLARFDFLKGNRNSFTIYVSNDLPIHRTKLEKADALYEEHKGELLSPPSKEYLEYLPEFVRHEFSIKEGKTDIVISGLGWITVQQPNAVVACHAPKGVEVFIRPSLI, from the coding sequence ATGACGGAAATGCCAACTTGCATTGGCTGCGGTGTAAGAATACAGACGGAAAATCCGGAAGAACCGGGCTATGCACCGCCAAAAACATTGGAAAAGGAACAAATCATTTGCCAAAGATGTTTCCGGTTGAAGCATTACAACGAGATTCAGCCGGTCCGGTTGACGGATGATGATTTCTTGAGAATTTTGAACGGCTTAAGTGAACACGACGGCCTCATCGTGAAAATTGTCGATATCTTTGACTTCAACGGCAGTTTCATACCGGGTATACATCGTTTTGTGGGCAACAATCCGGTTCTGCTCGTCGCAAATAAATCCGATTTGTTGCCGAAGTCCGTCAAACGGGAAAAAGTGATCCGTTGGCTGAAACGGGCCTGCCGCGATTTCGGTCTATTCCCGGTTGATGTGAAGCTGGTGAGCGCCCATAAAGGGTATGGCATGGATGAAGTCATTGAAACGATAGAACAGTACCGCGACGGAAAAGACGTGTTTGTTGTGGGCTGTACAAATGTCGGTAAATCCACGTTCATTAATCAAATCATCAAACGGGTGACAGGGGAAGGCAATTTGATTACCACTTCCCATTTCCCTGGCACAACATTGGATATGATTGAAATTCCATTGGATGATGGAAAAGCCATTTATGATACGCCCGGGATTATCAACCATCATCAAATGGCCCACCATATTCATGAGAGCGAATTGAAGTACATCACGCCGAAAAAGGAAATAAAGCCGAAAGTGTATCAATTGAATTCCAACCAGACATTATTCATTGGCGGGCTTGCTCGATTTGATTTTCTGAAAGGGAACCGCAATTCATTCACCATTTATGTTTCGAACGATTTGCCGATCCACCGCACGAAGCTGGAAAAAGCGGATGCGTTGTATGAAGAACATAAAGGGGAGCTTTTATCGCCTCCTTCCAAAGAGTATTTGGAGTATTTGCCGGAGTTTGTCCGCCATGAGTTTTCCATCAAGGAAGGGAAGACGGACATTGTCATTTCCGGTCTGGGATGGATTACGGTGCAGCAGCCGAATGCGGTTGTAGCTTGCCATGCTCCTAAAGGGGTGGAAGTGTTTATCCGTCCTTCGTTAATTTAA
- a CDS encoding IS1182 family transposase: MFKYYNMNQLVLPLDLEIKLQENDIAFHIHHLVESIPDEAFQPFLRNTGCPAYHPRMMLKIILCAYSQSVFSGRKIEALLKDSIRMMWLAQGYEPSYRTINRFRVHPEVKELIRQCFVQFRCQLVEEKLIDQEAIFIDGTKIEANANKFTFVWKKSIEKYNQSLIEKSNQLYNELLEKEIIPEMERENEGELSVEELAQMVQQVDEVITEYDQKIEASPDATERKALRSERKYPKRVYKQLIDLILRKQKYQKDFEILGERNSYSKTDLDATFMRMKDDYMKNGQLKAGYNVQIATEGQYALAYSIFPNPTDTRTLIPFLNKIEKDYFPLPKYIVADAGYGSEQNYEDILSNRKCEALIPYTMYEKEQKKKYKQNPFHPDNWMYDEESDTYICPNQQRVTFRYRSVRTDKTGFKRELKIYECENCSGCPFRSSCTKAKEGNHRKVMVNEKWEQQKEYVRAKLSEEKAGSIFRQRKIDVEPVFGFLKANLRFTRFSVRGKSKVENEMGIALMAVNLRKYTANKDQLTKNNGDKWKKENLSQLKFSFFLSRS, from the coding sequence ATGTTCAAATATTATAACATGAATCAATTAGTTTTGCCTCTAGATTTAGAAATAAAATTACAAGAAAATGATATTGCCTTCCACATTCACCATTTAGTTGAAAGTATTCCAGATGAAGCCTTCCAGCCGTTTCTTCGAAATACAGGTTGTCCTGCTTATCATCCACGCATGATGCTAAAAATTATTTTGTGTGCCTATTCGCAGTCTGTCTTTTCAGGTCGAAAAATTGAAGCGCTATTAAAGGACAGTATACGAATGATGTGGTTGGCACAAGGATATGAACCAAGTTATCGGACGATCAATCGTTTTCGTGTGCATCCGGAAGTAAAAGAATTAATTCGTCAATGTTTTGTCCAATTCCGTTGCCAACTGGTGGAAGAAAAGTTAATCGATCAAGAAGCCATTTTTATCGATGGTACGAAGATTGAAGCGAATGCCAATAAATTTACTTTCGTATGGAAGAAATCCATTGAAAAATACAACCAAAGCTTAATTGAAAAATCCAATCAGCTCTACAACGAACTGTTAGAGAAGGAAATCATCCCTGAAATGGAGCGGGAAAATGAGGGAGAACTGTCCGTTGAAGAACTCGCTCAAATGGTGCAACAAGTCGATGAAGTGATTACGGAATATGACCAAAAGATAGAAGCATCGCCCGATGCCACAGAACGAAAAGCATTAAGAAGCGAACGGAAATATCCGAAGCGAGTGTACAAACAGTTGATTGACTTGATTTTACGTAAACAAAAGTATCAAAAAGACTTCGAAATCTTGGGTGAACGGAATAGTTATTCCAAAACAGACTTAGATGCGACGTTCATGCGAATGAAAGACGACTATATGAAAAACGGTCAATTGAAGGCTGGATACAACGTACAAATCGCAACAGAAGGTCAATACGCACTAGCTTATAGCATCTTTCCAAATCCTACTGATACACGTACATTAATTCCGTTCTTGAATAAGATAGAAAAGGATTATTTTCCGTTGCCAAAGTATATTGTCGCAGATGCTGGTTATGGTAGTGAACAAAACTATGAAGACATCCTTTCGAATCGAAAATGTGAGGCACTCATTCCATATACCATGTATGAGAAAGAACAAAAGAAGAAATATAAACAAAATCCATTTCATCCAGACAATTGGATGTACGACGAAGAAAGTGATACCTACATTTGTCCAAATCAGCAGCGAGTAACCTTCCGTTATCGTTCTGTACGTACAGATAAGACTGGTTTCAAACGAGAATTGAAAATCTATGAATGTGAAAACTGTTCAGGATGTCCATTTCGTTCATCATGCACAAAAGCAAAGGAAGGCAATCACCGAAAGGTCATGGTGAATGAAAAATGGGAACAACAAAAAGAATATGTAAGAGCGAAGCTTTCAGAAGAAAAAGCTGGTTCTATTTTCCGTCAACGTAAAATAGACGTAGAACCAGTTTTTGGATTCTTGAAGGCTAATTTGCGTTTCACTCGATTTTCCGTTCGAGGAAAATCGAAAGTGGAAAATGAAATGGGCATTGCCTTAATGGCCGTGAATTTACGAAAATACACGGCCAACAAAGATCAACTAACCAAAAATAATGGGGATAAATGGAAAAAGGAGAATTTGAGCCAACTCAAATTCTCCTTTTTCCTATCTAGAAGCTAG